In Cyclopterus lumpus isolate fCycLum1 chromosome 2, fCycLum1.pri, whole genome shotgun sequence, the genomic stretch ttACAAATAAGAAAACTCAAGTTTAAGATTATCAGTCACTGGCAGGTTAGTTTTTAGTCCATCGACTCACCCGTGCACCGTCAGCTCCGGCGTTCCCCTCCAGTCCGCCCCCTCCAGCAGAGCCCTGTTAGAAGAAACCAACCTTGTCAGTGCCTCAGGTTCATCCTCCTCCACTGGGGGTCATGGTAGTGGAGATTGTATCTCTAATAGTTGACTTACTGCATCTCCCTTCGGGCCTGAAGGTCCGGATATGCCTCTCTCTCCGGACATCCCCTGAAGTCCTGGACCTCCCCCCTCTCCAGCAGCACCCTTAGGACCGATGCTACCCTGAAATGGATGACACATCTCCGGTATCGCTCATTGCCAACAGGATTTAGAAGCAGCAAAGTTCTGCATGGATTAGCGTCTTTGTGGTTACAATACCTTTGGCCCATCTGGTCCTGGTCCACCTGGACTACCTTTAGATCCCTGCAGCCCATTGGACCCgattccccctctctctcctggagGTCCTCTTTCTCCCTGTGAGAACGACCCGGGGATAAAGTCACGCAACAATTCCTCATTGCATTAAATAACATACTGTGAGTGATGGAAGACATTTGGTTCTGAAATGAGAGTGACACCTTTAAAGCGGTGAGAGAACAGTAATGGACTCACCCTGAGACCGGTTCCTCCACTAACACCAGCTTCTCCAGCAAGACCCTGGGAACAAACGCATTATGCATAATGCGATAATATAGTAAGGGCTtctaaataaaagtgtatttaactataatctctttttaaaaactctttttcttttgtcttacCTCAACACCTGGTTTTCCTGACTCTCCGGGTGGTCCTGGTAATCCTGGCAAACCCtaataaacacagaaaaaaaaatatttaatgctaatatcaatatttaaaaaagaaagaattggAATACTCAATATGTtcaaataaagtattttttttaatgcagtgtACCTGGAAACCATGCAGTCCCTGTGGTCCCTGCTCTCCCCTCTTTCCTGAAAGACCCtgaagaaaagcaaaaacagTATAAATCATCTCAACATCATGTTATCAAATTATTGATGATGAGGATGTATGGACAGTTGGAAGCTTACAGCTGGACCAGCTGGACCGGCAGCgccttcctctccatcttttccATTCACCCCCtagaagagagacacagactCTATCAGGACATTACTGATGTATTTATGATTTGATTTAGTATATAGCATGAATACAGTTTAAAATATAGTTCAATATGAAAGTAACTTGCCCTTTGACCTGGAGACCCGGAGCTGCCAGCCTCTCCAATCTTCCCAGCATCACCCTGAAAATCATGAGCCACAGAAGTCACTGTCATCTGTTGCTGCACAAAATATCTGACTACACATGTTGAATATACAATATGTACTAACAGCAAAGCCTTTCGGTCCCGGCAGGCCCATCGGTCCCGCTGACCCTCGGCCCCCCGTCGACCCAGCTGGGCCCTGTTTGCCGTCGTCTCCGGCTGAGCCCTGGATGAACCAAAGGAAATGTTAATAACATTGGTTCGGGGAAAGGATGAGTTCTTATTTCACTGTGTTGGTATGCATGTGTATCGTACCATCGGCCCTTGCTTTCCCTCTGATCCCTGGGCGCCAAGAAGTCCTGTCAGACCCTGTGAAATCCGACACAAGTTGCATCTCATTCTCTGAAGTTATTATTCTATGAATATTGTACAGTAATCTAGACGGAGAAGAATACTCTTGATATTTACTATTTCCTTTCAGATTTCATGCTTTCTTTCATGTTTTGACTGTTGCATCTGTAACCACGCCcccaacagtgatgtcacagtgtacTGACACACCCAGAGGTACAGTTCTACATCACTGCAgcgaggtcaaaggttaaaccACTGGAGGTCAGCAAATACAAGATTATCTCCCGATGTGAAGTTGCTCTGACTTTCTGTCTACACACATAATAATTTCCTTGCACAATAAATGATATGTCTGCTGTACCCGAGCTCCTGTTAGGCCTGACTCTCCATTACGTCCTAGATCTCCAGATAAACCTTTGGCGCCGGTCGACCCCGACAGTCCTCTCTCACCCAGGGCTCCCTGTTTGGTTCAGaagcacagaaacacacgtcATGGTCTGGAATAAACATAATTAACACGTTATTAAATGATGTGCATGTTCAGTGCCCTCACCTTTTGTCCTGGTAAACCATCTCCACCTGGGAAACCTCTATTTCCTGGAGCTCCCTAGAAACAAAAGAACAGCTGTTTCCAGATACATGTCAGGCCCTAAGATCTTCTGCTTAAAAGATTGTAAATGTAGTTTTCTTAAACATGAAATAGAAGTCGACTGACTGTCTCTCCTTGAGCTCCTGAAGGGCCTAAGGATCCAGCATCACCTCGGAGTCCACGTTTCCCGTCCTCTCCCATCGGGCCCAATGGACCTGGAATACCATGGTCGCCCTAACCCAGCAATCAATAATCAGCCATTCGATCATTGGACTCACTCCGCCAAAATAACAATCAAAATGGACTTTTCTCAGCTTACTCTTTCTCCTTTGAATCCAGCATCTCCTTTGAATCCAAACAGTCCAGCCTCACCCTGTAGAGGAGGATCAGACAAGCTGGATGTCAAAACATTAGGCTCTCTGTGATATGAGCCACAAACTGGAGAAGGAGACCGACTTCATCAAAGACAGTTAGAGGCAACGGGAGCTTGTACCAATTGGCCTTTCGGTCCTGATGTTCCTGTAGTTCCCTGGGGGCCGGGGGGACCGGGTTGCCCCAACATCCCTGCTGGACCCTGGACACCTGCGAGACcctgagggggagagggagcagaggcAGATTTAAGTTAAAGACAGATTTACAGACAGAGATGTGCTCCATAACTTATGGTGTTATATACTTACTCCAGATCCACGCCCACCTGGAGCTCCGTCAGGTCCTGAGGCACCCTGTTAAAAAATATGAACTCATAATCATTCACCTAAAGCCAAATACAGACCAACAGCATGTGCTCACTTTCACAGTTTAGAAATGAAACGCCAACAATGAAATTGTAACACACCTGCAGGCCTGATGGCCCAACTGGTCCCACGTGACCGCCGTCCCCTCTGGGACCCTGCTGTCCTAGACTTCCTCTGACCCCTGTTGGTCCTGCTTCTCCCTGCGCCCCAGGACAACATTTTGAGATTgagagttatttatttttgctttaaatttTAATACTAAAGAGTGTCAAAGTTATGTTCAGAGGAGCATAACAGTTACAGTGTTGGTTCGGCCACAATATACAATTTACTAAATAACAGCTAAATAACATGCATATGAAAAAAGGAATCATGTTATAGAAAACTTTTAGAAAGAGTATCTCACCTTCATTCCTGCGTTACCGGGAAATCCTATAACTCCGGGGATTCCTATTGGACCCTGTAGTGAAAGCAAATGTTGTTTAATagtcaaaacatttattttggaataaataacaacaatattagATATAATTCCTTACCAGAGGACCGGGTTTGCCAACATGGCCGCTTTCACCACGTTTTCcctaaaagagaaagaaaatcactCAACCCTCCAGCTCCTTTTCCTGACCGGCCGAAGACGTTTGGTGTTTCTTACCAGAGGACCAGTCGGTCCGGATCGGCCTCTTTCTCCCTGCATGCCCGCCGGTCCCTGAAACAAAACACTGGCTCAGCATCtgtgtgactgacagctgtATGAGATGCTCTGTGATCTGTTCTCTGCAATGCATTGCCTACCAGTGGGCCTGCAGCACCCATCACACCCGGAGTACCAGATTTACCCTGAAGGACAACGAGGAAGGATTGAAAGATGTATTTAATCCGTCCCTATATGAAATATgcaatgcatcctggtacatgtaggcAGTGCCGGCTCGGCTCCTTGAGCAGAAGACCTCAGCTTGCCCAAGCTATTGCTTTAATGGTTTACATTTGCCACCAACACTGATTGGAGTTCCACATTGAAGGTGCTGAATTGTCCCTTTTATAATGTGATGAATTGTCCACTTTAAGAACATTAGACAACGACTTCATACCTTAGTTCCGAGCGCTCCAGACTCTCCTTTTGGCCCGGAAAGACCGCTAGTTCCCTGTTGCAGAGatttaaatgaacaataatgtaataagtctgtgatgtttcttacATTAAAGCATGAAAAGTGAGTACAAGTTTTGATGATATTTCTTGTGTGACTACCTTGTGGCCTTTCAGTCCTGGATGACCAGGAAGTCCTGGGAATCCTCTTGCACCCtgaatttaaagaaataatcaacacacactctttgcAAAGAAAGTCTTTAGATCATAATCAGTGTGgataaataaagtgtataatGTTGCTTGTTTATGATGGAGGACTGGGACTTACCAAAGATCCTGGAAATCCTGGTTCTCCGGCACCACCTGCAGCTCCAGCCTCACCCTGATCAggaaaagtaattaataaaagatCATTACTAATGAATAACTACTGATAATACTAACAGTATACTCTGCATTTTGACTCACATCAGGTCCAGTTTTCCCAAGAGGCCCGTCTGGTCCTCGGTGACCCGGTTCcccctgtgaacacacacaaggACTCAGGAACACCGTTTTTCTAGAGCACAGTTACATTTAGATCTCGTACTGCCGGTTCAGAGACAAGTTGAGATTTGCTCCTCATAGatactttaaaaatataaaatatgatatgaagAGGCAGAAATGTTCCTACCATCGGTCCCGGGTCTCCGGCATCCCCTGGATATCCCTGAGCCCCTGGTGGACCCTAAACAGAGGTGATGGAGATAGTAActtaaaaaatgacaaaaattaGGTCATCTAATCTTTGCTTGGAGGAGAAAACATACTTGTTGTCCAGGCAACCCTGAAGGTCCTCGTGGTCCTGATTCACCctgaaatgaacacatttcacacacagtGAGTTAAATTGAACATCATCtccaaaatgttgtgttttgtgtacaCAAATGTAATGTACTCTTACGCCGCTGTGCAGCACTCACCCTGGTTCCCGACACCATCCCAGCCAGACCGGACTTCTCCCCGAAGCCTGCAGCCATCTGTGTCACCAGGTTGCCCTTTTTGGTAGGAATAGGATTTAAGAGAAATGTTAAGCAAAGGAATGTTTAAAGGAAAATCTATGAAACTTTGAGACAAACTCACCCCGTGGTGTGAAGGGTGGCCCGGGGGTCCTGGCTCTCCTGGATTTCCTGGCACACCGGGCTCTCCGTCAAATCCTTGAGGCCCCGTCAATCCCTGCAGGGTGAATGACGAAGACTTATTACTactgatgttttttaaatgaaagcttGCAGAATGAGCAGATTAATTTGTAGATTCACAGCTTCAAAAATATTCATCCGGACTGACCCGTCTGCCTTTGAAACCTATTTTTCCAGTGTTTCCATGAGCTCCTGGAGGACCCTGCACCAGAAACACAAGTATCAGAGATATAGATTGTATACATGAGATATGCTGTTAGCAATGTAAATCATTATGAAATAGGCCCATTAGTCTTTGCACAGATGCAGGTTAATTTCTTTGCCTTTCCAAGAAAGCAGGTTGACAAACATCACTGCAGTTAttactttataataatattctGCAGGATGATGACATTCTGGTGCCCTCTAGTGTCGATCTTAGTGAAAAGAGATTATTACAATCCTTCTGTCGTAAATTATCGTTAATTTCTTTAGCCTTATATCTTCTACATATtatcagttaaaaaaacaaacaatagagaGAGTAAAATCAAAAACCCACCGAGGGTCCTGAAGGTCCAGGGAGCCCCACCACCTGAGAGTAACAAGAAAGAACAGCATTTGTAACGAAACAAAATTTCAACTTTAACTTATTAGaagcagaaatatatatagCAATTGAATGTAAAATACACGCAAAATTGTAAGATTACATACATATGGGATATCGCCTGGTTCCCCTTTCGGTCCCTATAAatgaaacatatttaaaacttACAACACAgttgatatttgtttttaaatattgctaAATGTCAGAATGAACCATGACTTACCTTGAAGCTCATCATTTCTTttggaaaaacacattaaaagaaaGTTacttacatttgtatttttaaattttGTCTGAAAAGAGACATACTCTTCCTTGCCTAAATTATTTATGTAATTTATTTGATTTCTACCGTATTTAGCAATTTTCATGAAAGATAAACAAACTGCTATTAAACTTTATGATTAAATCAATAATTGTCAACCAGTGAGGTAGTCTTAACACCCTCTAAAAGTCATGCACTTTCACATTATTTCTAACACTTTAATTACATATTGTAATGTATTCTTATATTACCTTCATATTCTATTGaacattttctcatttttattatatcttTTGCACTGTTCTTTATTGTTAGGCACCAAATCCAAGTCCAATTCCACTAAACCATTGATTCTGATTGGTCTCACCTATCGACCTCCTGGCGCTTGCGAAGCTGTCGCACACGGGGCAGCACTCCCCGTCAGGCGTGACCGCCTTCTCGCAGCCGGGCAGCAGTTCACACTGCACCTGGTCGCAGACGGCGACACCATTGTCACAAACGCACACGCGACAAGGCTCCGGTTTCCAGATGTTGTTGTGCTGGTGGACCTCCCCATCGACCGAGCAGCTTTCCTTTACCTTCTCATCTGTAGCTGCAACAGAGGACGGACATCTTAAAAGAAGCTTGCACCGAACACCCAACAATATGACGGGATTATAAACAACTTTACCTGCTGTGGGGTCTGAACCGGAGGCTAGTGACGGAGCTGCAGTCAAGCACACAGGGCAACACTCGCCCTCGGGGGTCACTGTTTTCTGACAGGCGCCGAGGTCCTCGCAAACCACGTCCTCACACACGGCGGTCCCcgtaacgcacacacagatcCGGCACGGCTCTGGGTTCCACATGTCATTGTGGGCGTAGATGTTTCCATTTTCTGTGCAGGTGTCTTTATGACAACAGATAACACAGAGACATGGAATTAGCATCCGGAAGTGGTTTTGAATTTCAACAGTCAAGTTCAACATTTGATACTTTTCTTtcgctttcttgccaagaattAGGAGATGGTTGACACCATGTTGTCTAATTAGAGTGGTGTTCATCTTTTACCAACAACATACTCTAACATGCTCAGTTTTAATGCCAGGGTAGAAGTAGTCATGTCTATTAAAGCCCCTCTGACTAGATATTTTTGTGATTTTAGGTTTAGTTTTTGTctgtcaaaaaaacaaatccttGTGCAGCCGACTAATCTGTTGTCTTTAAAACTGTGGACGTACGGGCTTTAAAAAGTGCATCTTTGTCAATAAAGAAACACTCTGTCAATACTTTTGCTGCTGAAATTGAAAGCAACTCACAAGAGGTGTAAAGACCAAACAATGTGTTAATTACTGTCATCAAAAGTGCATTTAAAGTGCAATGAACAACACGGCATAGAACGCGGTGAAGGAGGTAAGAATTTCCGAAAGGAACGCACCTTATTTGTTATTGACCAAATGTGGTGTGTTCCTTTGGGAAATTACTCGCTCAACTTCCTTTTGTGTCGCAGAAAATTGGTTGAGAAAAACGTTCCTTTTGTATACAGTCAAAGGGAAACTCTGAACACAATACtgtagaataaaaaataaatcctatCGAGGTTGTGTGCACAGGGTGGTGCCTGAAGAAGAGCCTTACGGCTGGGGGACAAAGAGCACCAGCAGTTACAAGTCTGTGTGCCAGTGACAGGCCGCTGTGCTGCAGCCAAGCACATGGGGCAGCACTTGCACTTGGGGGGGCAACGGACATCAGTACCCGAGGTCCCTCTTTCTCAGCTGATAGTTGGTTTAAAACTTCCATATGGATGCTATTTATATAGCTTTTCAGTCTCGCCTTTCTCCAAAAGAT encodes the following:
- the LOC117740296 gene encoding collagen alpha-2(V) chain-like, translating into MGLSLRSGITVGLLLTLAQVIAVTCQEDAKTDTCTENGNIYAHNDMWNPEPCRICVCVTGTAVCEDVVCEDLGACQKTVTPEGECCPVCLTAAPSLASGSDPTAATDEKVKESCSVDGEVHQHNNIWKPEPCRVCVCDNGVAVCDQVQCELLPGCEKAVTPDGECCPVCDSFASARRSIEMMSFKVVGLPGPSGPSGPPGAHGNTGKIGFKGRRGLTGPQGFDGEPGVPGNPGEPGPPGHPSHHGGNLVTQMAAGFGEKSGLAGMVSGTRGESGPRGPSGLPGQQGPPGAQGYPGDAGDPGPMGEPGHRGPDGPLGKTGPDGEAGAAGGAGEPGFPGSLGARGFPGLPGHPGLKGHKGTSGLSGPKGESGALGTKGKSGTPGVMGAAGPLGPAGMQGERGRSGPTGPLGKRGESGHVGKPGPLGPIGIPGVIGFPGNAGMKGEAGPTGVRGSLGQQGPRGDGGHVGPVGPSGLQGASGPDGAPGGRGSGGLAGVQGPAGMLGQPGPPGPQGTTGTSGPKGQLGEAGLFGFKGDAGFKGERGDHGIPGPLGPMGEDGKRGLRGDAGSLGPSGAQGETGAPGNRGFPGGDGLPGQKGALGERGLSGSTGAKGLSGDLGRNGESGLTGARGLTGLLGAQGSEGKQGPMGSAGDDGKQGPAGSTGGRGSAGPMGLPGPKGFAGDAGKIGEAGSSGSPGQRGVNGKDGEEGAAGPAGPAGLSGKRGEQGPQGLHGFQGLPGLPGPPGESGKPGVEGLAGEAGVSGGTGLRGERGPPGERGGIGSNGLQGSKGSPGGPGPDGPKGSIGPKGAAGEGGGPGLQGMSGERGISGPSGPKGDAGSAGGGGLEGNAGADGARGLPGAVGPAGSSGPNGERGETGPSGPAGRRGTRGIAGSTGSTGPAGAVGFPGSAGPDGQPGVKGDAGEAGLKGEGGAPGPQGMAGKSGGQGPVGVTGLKGGRGTLGPTGSTGFPGLPGGVGPVGSNGAVGEDGPIGAPGKSGAAGVIGENGAPGHQGESGASGAPGSSGEKGDSGEDGPGGPDGPLGPAGAAGQRGIVGQPGLRGEAGLLGLPGPAGPPGKAGASGVQGGTGPAGGVGSSGAKGPRGDAGPEGIAGAEGPPGKDGLVGARGDRGNAGPEGLAGTSGSPGNEGSVGMTGGPGQRGKNGATGSSGPQGATGVRGKVGPQGPQGEKGAAGEQGDRGQKGHRGFTGLHGLPGTTGATGDAGATGIFGPAGPRGPPGVAGPPGKEGNIGQPGPMGAPGSRGSSGDIGAQGPPGDAGPSGAPGPPGPPTAGLQDLFGAAYDYDGNARAPDINQDEALPNKKSAILRADTGVHATLKTLSGHLQNLRSPDGSKVNPGKTCQDIKQCYPQKKSGDYWIDPNQGSIRDAIKVFCNMENGETCISANPANIPRKAWWTKSSPSANKPIWFEADMNSGTKFHYGNSEEQPNMVAVQMKLLQLLSRESHQNITYHCRNSVAYKDERNTNLKKALVLRGSNGQELRAQGNVRLRYTVIEDGCTKSNGEWGSTVIEFRTQTSARLPVVDVAPMDVGKPDQEFGLDIGPVCFS